GGCCGGTAATCAATTTAAAATTTTCTGCCCGTAAGCTGTCGGCACTTAAATTCAATTGATCTAAACCGGCCTCCACCAGCCTGGGTAATAACCGGGTTATTTTGTAACCGTTGGATGTGAGGGCAACCGATTCAATACCGGGAGTGGACTTACACAGGTGAATAATCTCAACTAAATCTTTGCGAAGTGTGGGTTCGCCGCCGGTGATTCGCACCTTGCGGGTACCGTTTAAGGCAAATGCCTCAACCACCTTCTTTATCTCTTCCAGGGATAGGTAGTCTTCTTGGCTATCGGCACAATAGCCATCGGGCAAACAATAGTTGCAGCGAAAATTGCAGCGGTCGGTGACCGACAGACGCAAATAAGTAAAGCGGCGCTGGTAAGTATCCGCTATGGGGGTATGGTTTATCATGTTGTGGCCTTTCCAATTTCGGGAGGCTACAGAGTTTCTCCTGTAACCCGGCGCAAGCCCTGTGCTTAATGACAGCATGTGGCTATGCGGTCGTTGGGCATGGGGTCCAGCGCGGCCTAGGTACCATGGCCAAACAGGGCTGCTTGGCTTTAGGTAACACGGCTTCGGCTAAAAAACGCTATATTGCGATGATTTTATTCATTTGCCAATAAGCTGATGCTGGTTGTGGACGCTTATAGAGTAGGCTCCTATACTTTGCTACTCGTTATAACCTGCTCCCATAAAGGACTTATTGAATGGACGTCAGGAATTGGCATTCTCTACGCTCAATTTTAGTGTGTACCTCTGCACTACTTTTTTCCAGCTTATGCTGCGCAGCAGCTGCGGCGTGGCCCGCCTTCCCAAATGTGGTTTACACAGATCCAGAGCATACGTCTACCATCGGTGATATTCAGTTTACCGAATGCCGCGTGAGCTATCCGGGAAAGTCCCATTTTCGGTTCTTAGACTGCGGCAGTCTGGAGGTGCCAGAAAACTACGCAAAACCGAGTGGTAAAAAAATCACCTTGTTTGTTGGCAAAATCAAGGCGAAGGGTAAAAAGCCAATGGAAGACGCATTTGTTCCCATTTCTGGCGGGCCTGGCTCTGCTGCCAGTGAAGGGTACCTGTTTCCGGGGCAGGGGTTCGATAAAATTAATTTAAACCGTGATATTTACATCATCGATCAGCGCGGTACCGGCAAATCGAACAAGTTGATCTGTTTGGATGATGTAGATAAAAATTTGCATGCCCACGAACAAAACCGCGAAAAAACAAAGCAACTTGTAGGCCAGTGCCTGGAGGAGCTGGAGGGTGATCCTTCACAATATACGACCAGTGTAGCGGTGCGCGACTTGGAGGCTGTACGCCTGGCGCTGGGCTTAGGTGCGTGGAATTTATACGGCGCTTCTTATGGTACGCGTGTGGCACAGCACTATCTGCGTATGTACCCTGAGTCGACACGCAGTGTTATTCTCGATGCAGTAGCTTACCCTCAGCTGAACTTAGGGTATGACATCGCCATTCAAAGTCAGCGTGCATTGGACGATATGATTACGCGTTGCGAAAAAGTGGAGTCCTGTAAGCAGGCATTCCCACAGCTAAAGCAGGGGATTACATCGTTATTTGAACAACTCAATGAAAACCCTATTGAGCTGAAGGTTGAAAATTTTGGCAGTGGTAAACCTGAAGCCTTCACGCTCTATAAAACGCATTTACTGATGCTGATTCGGATGTCGCTCTATGCGCCTGAAGTAATGGCGGTATTACCGCTTTTGTTACATGAAGCCTACGCCAACAATAATTTTTCCCCGTTGGCTCGGAGCGCCTTTAAAACAGAAAAAACAATGGGGGATATGTTAAGTATCGGTATGCACAATTCGGTTGTTTGCAGCGAAGATATGGCATTCTTTGCGCTAAGAGACGGAGATAGGCAGCGTTTGGCTGGCACCTATATTGGTGAGCACTTACTCGATACTCTGCTCGACACTTGTGCAATATGGCCCACGGGCCCTGTCGACCGAAACTTCAAATTACCCGTTGAATCAAACAAACCCGTGCTGCTTTTATCGGGCTCTGCTGACCCGATAACGCCACCGGAATATGCGGTTAAGGCCGCAGAAAAATTGACCAATAGCCGGCATTTAATAGCCGAAGGTATGGGGCACGGATTGGCTGCAAAGGGTTGTATGCCCACGCAAATGGCGAAATTTCTCGACGCTGCTTCCTCGAAGGAGCTTGATATAGAGTGCCTAGATAGATTAGAACCAGCCCCATTTTTTATCGACTTTAATGGACCTACGCCCTAATCGGCTTTGACAAGGAATTGAGGAGTGACACATGATCGAAGCGAATGGGCTGAGTAAATCTTTTCGAAAAAAGGGTGCGGGCCGAAAAGAACCGCTGATTAAGGCGGTTGAGAATGTGAATTTTTTTGCGGGTGATGGCGTTATTACGGGGTTACTGGGCCCAAATGGTGCGGGTAAATCCACGACCTTGCGTATATTGGCTACGCTAATATCGGCGGATACCGGTAGCGCTATTGTCGATGGTTTTGATGTAAACAAAACTCCGGAAAAAGTACGCCAAAGTATTGGTTTTTTACCTCACAATTCTGGTATATACCCAAGAATGACCGCTAGGGAAAATATTCAGTACTACGCCAATATTGTTGGGCTGGCTCGCAAACAGTCAAAAAAGAAAATTTCCGCATTAATTGAAACCTTGGACATGGATGATTTTGCCGATAGGCGAGCAGAAGGGTTCTCGCAGGGGCAAAAAACCAAAGTGGCATTGGCTAGAGCGTTGGTACATGAGCCAAAAACCTTGATGCTTGACGAACCGACCAATGGCTTGGACGTAATGGCAACACGGAGTTTACGTAAAATTATTCGTCGGTTACGGGATGAAGGGCATTGTATTCTGTTTTCTAGTCATATTATGCAGGAGGTTGCAGCGCTCTGTGATCATGTCGCCATTATTTCCGATGGTGCAATTGCCATATCCGATAGTATTGAGGGGATACGTGAACGTACAGGTCAACAGGATCTAGAAGATGCCTTTGTTGTCGCAATTGGCGAGCAGCTGGAGGAGGACGCATGAGGCAGTGGTTAGTTGTTGCGCTGAAGGAAATTAAAGATAACCTTCGTGATAAGCGCGCGTTTTTCTTCGCTATAGTGTATGGCCCCATCTTTATGCCATTGATGATTGTTGGGCCTATGTTGCTGGGCGCTAAAACGGGGTTTATTGACTATGAATCAACAACAGAAGTACATGTGCAAGGCATGGAAAATGCCCCGAATTTGGTGGCATTTTTAAAAACTAAAAACCTTGTTGCAGTAGTGGCGCCGGAGAACTTCAAGCACAAAATACGCGAGGGCGAGTTGGATGCCGTACTGGAAATACCCGCCGAGTATGGCGATCGATTGCGAAAGGGCGAGCCTGAACCGCTGTTTCTATATGTAAACCGTTCTAATAAAAAGTCGGAAAAAGCTGCACGCCATTTAAACTCAATTGTTAATGGTTACAGTGGATATTTAGGCTATTGGCGGGTGCATGCGCGAGGATTTGACTATGAGCTTACACAGGCTTTAAAGCTGGTTGAGCACGATTTATCGAGCGAAGGTGTAGGTGGATTAGTTTTCGGTTTTCTTATTTATTTTATTCTCGTTTTTACGATGATGACCGGTGGGTTTTATCTGGCTGTTGATATAACCGCGGGTGAGCGTGAACGAAATTCATTAGAGCCCTTACTGGCTTTGCCAATTTCCCGTTTTACGGTAGTGTTTGGTAAGTTTTTAGCTATACTAAGCTTTGTTACATTGTCGGGTTTTTTATCGGCTATCAGTTTGTATCTTATATTCACCTTTTTGCCGTTTGAAGAGTTGGCCACATTTTTGAAGTTAGACGGCATGGTCCTAGCTTGCGCCTTTTTGTTGGCTCTGCCGTGTGCGCTGCTCGTTTCTTGTTTGTTAATGGCGACAGCCGCTTTTACAAAGAGCGCTAAGGAAGCGCAAACCTATATTAGTTTACTGTTCGTTGTGCCGATGGTCCCCATGTTTATCGGCCAGTTCGCCGATATAAAAGCCAGCGCAAATTCTATGGCTGTTCCTTTTTACAGTCAGTATTCGCTTATTGATAAGATGGTAAAAGGCGAAACAATCTTACCCGTGTATGTGTTGTCCTCCGTTGGGGGAACGCTGATTGTTGCAGGATTGCTTTTTGCGATTGCTGTTTTTCTGTATCGGCAGGAAAAAATTCTATCCAATTAGATTTATGAACCCTAGGGTGGGTTGACAGGCTGGGTGGTGATTTGGCGAGAAGTAAGCATTATTGGATTTTCTAGCCCCCTTAAATGGGGGCTTTTTTGTGTAGATTGTTATAGCGATACCTGTAGCATAAACCATACTTTGCTCGTGTCGCTTGCATGGGTATCGGCGCTATAGTTTGCATATTTGAGTACGGTTTTTACTTTTTTTGTGATGGGATAAACCGCTACCGCATCGATTTCACTACCGAGGTCGGTACTGCCAAAGTCAGACGTGAAGTTATGGTACGTTAGGCTTAGTTTTACAGGGCCAGCTTTGGTGCCAACGGTTGCGTACATATCTTTAATGCCAGCTGCTGGCGTACTCAGGAATTTATCAGCCCAACCCTGCCACTTATGCAATGTTGCCAAGGGGGTAATAAAGCTTTTTGCTCCTCCGTCGCTGCCGAGCACCTCGTAGCCCAAGTTCCACGACAGCTTAGACGCGACTTTTCCGCCTACATCGGCGAGCATGTAATTGGCTGTGTACTCCGCTGGGTTATCACCGGCTTCGCTCTGAGTGGCATAGCTGGCCTTTAAGTTTACGGGACCGAGCTTGCCTGTGTAGCGCAGACCGTAAGTATTATTCGAGGCTCCCGCGGCGTTATCAAAATCCATGGCGTATATAAAACCGGTGAGCTTGTGGTCTTCTACTAAGGTAAATGTTCCGTTTGCAAGGTGGACATTGCCTCGCCAGTCGGCTGCTTGAGCGGCGGAACCATTCGGGCCGAAAATTCGATTTACATTGTTTACGTAGCTGTAGCTACCGGTAAAGTTCCCACTGCCCAGTTTTAATGTTAGGCCGTCATAGGTTTGTTCATTCTGTCTCCAGCCAACACCGCCAACGAAGCGCTGATCGTCGAGCAGAATTCTTTGGCGCCCAGCAACGGCGTTAAATTCCCCAATTTTATATTGCACAAAGGCTTGGTTTAGGTCAGTGCCCTTGGGATCGGCTACAGCAGGGTAATCGGTTTTGCCGTTAGTGACGCTGTTGTAATTTTCGCTGAAAAGCGGGCGGGAGTCGTCCATCTCCAGTTTGAAAGAAAAATCGTTAACAGAGCCAGAGGTAAAGGTGACACGAGAGCGCAGCGTATTTGCGGCGGCGTTTTCATTGATGCCGTCCTGGGTTACCCCCTCGTAACGATAGCGGAAATCGACTTTTGTGGTGCCGTCAGTCATCAAAGTATCCAACGCGGAATCACTAGCAAACGCTGGCTGCGCCAATAGGGTAACAACGGCGGAGGCTAGGGCCGATGTAGTGACAAGTTTATTCGATGATTTCATTAACGTTTCCTTAATGTTTTCTATTGGTCGCCTGAAAAGACGAAATTAAATGTTTGTTCCCCCGGCAATCATTCGGTTTGGCTAGATTTTTTAATGCCGAACTGAAATCGCATAAGTGGTGCTGAGAACAGTGCAGGTTTTTAATGTGGCTTCGCTAGAGGCTTTTGTTCTCGTGGCGATTTCCACAAATGCACAATGTGTACCCGATTTAACTTTTTTGGCTTACGGTTGGTGGCGGTAAGGCTTAAACAGGGGCGATGGGGTGAGTGCCTGCAGTCGTGTTGTTTTTCTTGACTGAGACCTTAACTGTTTGTATTTAAACGGAATTTTTATAGTTTTTGAGATGTTTTTTTGTGCCGTTTTGATTCATTTTTTTGTGTAATGTTTAATGCAAAAAATAGTAATACCTGCAGTGTCGAGTAAATCATTTAGTTTGGTTGTACAGTAGTGATTTGATCGGGAGCGGATCAATATGGGGCGACAGCGTTTTTTACTGGTGCAGACGAGTGCTCGATTTTTGATCCGGCGCGGGTGTTGGGAATACAGTTTGCGCGAAAAGGGGGCGGGTACTGCGCGTTTTCAAAGCTGAGTAATAGCGGTGACCTATAGTGCTAAGTTTGTATGGTGCAATTAGGTTAACCGAGATCGGCTATTACCAGCAGCTTTCACCGCCGCCAGATGCCGACTCAATGCCTCTGTGGGTAAGGGAGAGGTTTGCGCAAGTCGTGTCGCTGACTTGGTTGTTTACAGGGGTTGCAACGACGGTAAATGCAGAGGCTGTTGCGCCTGAAAGAGACATTTGGTAAACCCCTCCTGTGGAATTGACGGAAGAATCACCGTTATTGTTCACATAAAAGGTTGCGGCAGGGTACCCCAATTTTGTGAGGTCGGTGGTGTAACTTTTGTTGTTGACGAAATATTGTTCTTGACGGGAGACCAGTGTCATTAAGGCTGTTTTACCAATACTGCGATTGTTTTTAATAACGCTACTTTGGTAAGACGGTACCGCGACGGCGGCAAGGACTGCCACAATAACGATTACTATCATCAGTTCGATCATGGTGAAGCCGCGGTTGTTTGAAATCATGAACGCTGTCTCTTGGTATTTAGTTAAAGGGTGTCAACACCTGTTTCACGCCAGTAAAGCAACCACATAGAGCGGCCACCTACTTGAATTAAATTATCGCTACCCGAAAAATTGGTATTTGCGGGAATGGTTTGTAAACCTGTTCCCGGTAATAGAATGGTGTCGCCATTTAGGGCAATAGGTGAAGCTGGAATGCCTGGACCAATATCGATCTGCCGAGAGTTCGTAAAGGAGGCTGAGCCGTCTGATAAATTCATGAGATAAAGGTTGCCATTTCCCTCGCGTGGTGCGCACGAAGATCCTGCTGCCGAATAGGGGGTGTAGCTCGTGAAAAATACGGTGCCATTGCTTACTAGCGGTGAGGACAATCCTTTTTCTCCGGATTGCGAAAGTTCCATTTTCCAGCCGTAATCATAGGTGAAAGCTGCACAGGTTGTTGCGCAGCTGGTAACGTCGGTTAAGTTGGTGTCATCGGTTGTTGTAGCACTTGGCGAACCTGAAGCAATATAGCGGTCTTTAATCATGTACATGTAGTTCTGGTCGGTACTTTCCAGTGGGTTTGCGCGGTCGCCGGAGGCAATGACTACGGCATCGTAAAAACCATTGTCATCTTTTGTTTGGATGACGTCCGGTGCGTGAAAAAAGCGAACATCTTCACTGTCTGCTGCGTCGCTGAGGTCGGCCAATACGGAAATATCCCAATGGTTAAGGCGATGGTTGGTATCGGCGGAATCTCCCTCTGGAAGGTCAACCCTCCACACCTGGCCGCCGGTGTCGCCCACATAGACGCGGTCAACAATGCCGTTTCTGTTGCTGTCCAAAGTCGTTGCTGTAGAGGGTATGCTGTACTGTAGGCTGGCGTGTTCGTAGCGGCCGTTATTGATAGCGGCGGTGCTAGCACCGTAGACGGCTTTCCATATAAGTGTGCCGTCGAGCGCATTAACGATAAAAATGGCATTGCCTTCGGTGTCGGCGCCACGGCTGCCGTCTTCATCGGTAGCGGTCGCATCTTTGTTGGTGTCGTAGCCACCTGCAAAGATGAGTGTATCGTACGTAATGCCGCCAAAGCGCACTTTGCTGACACGAGGTGTCGAGAAGGTATAGCCCATTTCAGCGTAATCGCTCATGGTGTTGCTGAGTTTACCTATGTAGCTAGGTGCGGCCGTTGGATCGCTGGCGTCCATGGCGTAAATACTTTTACCTCCGCGACGCATACCGACATACACGTTAACAGTATCGCCTGCTTCAATGGTGCCGTCGGCGTCTAGGTCTTTTACTAATGCAACGGGTTCGCCGTCCACTCCGTACAAGTGATCCGAAGTGACATTGTCTTTAAGGGTTTTAAAATTGGCCATTACCTCTCGAGGAATGAACCCGAATACTTCTTTTCCCGACTGTGTGCCTCCGCTAGTAGTGTTTTCAAATACATGGAAAAAGCCATCATTTGTGCCCATAAATAATCGGATATTGGGGTTCGCTTCTGTGTAGCCTGCCGTTGCGCCATAGTTAATGGTGAGTGGCCGGGAATGTATGGCGTCGCCTAACAGCCAGCTGCGCGCTTCGGATTTATCGCTGTCACCGTCTTCGTCGTCGGCATCTTGCCCTCGCGCCCATTTGATCACCTCCAATGCTTCTGCCGTACTTGCTGCACCTAGCTCCGCTTGCCAGCTGCTAGCGTTAGCGTTGGATGCATCGAAGGCTTCTAGTGCTGAGCCGGAAGTGGGCTCTAGGTAAAGCTGGCGGGTGCCGGTTGTTGTGGTATCGCCTATGGAGCCACTGAGAAAGCCGGGTATCATTTGGCCTGCCCCTCCGCGATTAACCGCGCGACCATCGCGTTCTGAGACTTCATTGTCGGCAGGGTCGGCTGGAGGAAGCGCGTTGGCATCTGTCCAGTAGGTGAGTGCCTCGTACTTTATGCGGCCATCG
The Teredinibacter franksiae DNA segment above includes these coding regions:
- a CDS encoding alpha/beta hydrolase, giving the protein MDVRNWHSLRSILVCTSALLFSSLCCAAAAAWPAFPNVVYTDPEHTSTIGDIQFTECRVSYPGKSHFRFLDCGSLEVPENYAKPSGKKITLFVGKIKAKGKKPMEDAFVPISGGPGSAASEGYLFPGQGFDKINLNRDIYIIDQRGTGKSNKLICLDDVDKNLHAHEQNREKTKQLVGQCLEELEGDPSQYTTSVAVRDLEAVRLALGLGAWNLYGASYGTRVAQHYLRMYPESTRSVILDAVAYPQLNLGYDIAIQSQRALDDMITRCEKVESCKQAFPQLKQGITSLFEQLNENPIELKVENFGSGKPEAFTLYKTHLLMLIRMSLYAPEVMAVLPLLLHEAYANNNFSPLARSAFKTEKTMGDMLSIGMHNSVVCSEDMAFFALRDGDRQRLAGTYIGEHLLDTLLDTCAIWPTGPVDRNFKLPVESNKPVLLLSGSADPITPPEYAVKAAEKLTNSRHLIAEGMGHGLAAKGCMPTQMAKFLDAASSKELDIECLDRLEPAPFFIDFNGPTP
- a CDS encoding alginate export family protein — its product is MKSSNKLVTTSALASAVVTLLAQPAFASDSALDTLMTDGTTKVDFRYRYEGVTQDGINENAAANTLRSRVTFTSGSVNDFSFKLEMDDSRPLFSENYNSVTNGKTDYPAVADPKGTDLNQAFVQYKIGEFNAVAGRQRILLDDQRFVGGVGWRQNEQTYDGLTLKLGSGNFTGSYSYVNNVNRIFGPNGSAAQAADWRGNVHLANGTFTLVEDHKLTGFIYAMDFDNAAGASNNTYGLRYTGKLGPVNLKASYATQSEAGDNPAEYTANYMLADVGGKVASKLSWNLGYEVLGSDGGAKSFITPLATLHKWQGWADKFLSTPAAGIKDMYATVGTKAGPVKLSLTYHNFTSDFGSTDLGSEIDAVAVYPITKKVKTVLKYANYSADTHASDTSKVWFMLQVSL
- a CDS encoding type IV pilin protein, coding for MISNNRGFTMIELMIVIVIVAVLAAVAVPSYQSSVIKNNRSIGKTALMTLVSRQEQYFVNNKSYTTDLTKLGYPAATFYVNNNGDSSVNSTGGVYQMSLSGATASAFTVVATPVNNQVSDTTCANLSLTHRGIESASGGGESCW
- a CDS encoding ABC transporter ATP-binding protein gives rise to the protein MIEANGLSKSFRKKGAGRKEPLIKAVENVNFFAGDGVITGLLGPNGAGKSTTLRILATLISADTGSAIVDGFDVNKTPEKVRQSIGFLPHNSGIYPRMTARENIQYYANIVGLARKQSKKKISALIETLDMDDFADRRAEGFSQGQKTKVALARALVHEPKTLMLDEPTNGLDVMATRSLRKIIRRLRDEGHCILFSSHIMQEVAALCDHVAIISDGAIAISDSIEGIRERTGQQDLEDAFVVAIGEQLEEDA
- a CDS encoding pilus assembly protein, which produces MPRFKDSRFYKALALATFLCSPIPQVLADDTDIYLNKNVAGAAPYLMLKLDYRPDMSATFCGSGTGNGSCTASLSAHAELLASLQSFTGVNGAANNIHATLAVLNVVFNKFEGINVGLMVPNNSDGGTILRGYKLFEAGDANGANGANGAKAELIAILDSMPLPKSGNQFHDTAPKETHYEWYSYVNGLAVLNGDQTSDNFDGTASPNYDPNIIDNSIPGKPMYKSPFAGTPSNFECTNLYEVYATSGNTSGADNDLDTQIGAVMNGASSYEEMVSYMTNNDVLPFIPGDQTLKTWYIQMGSSAAKADNWAIAADTNDQYMNIGGKSADLFDVQTKLESAFVEALSVSTTFVAASIPVNVFNRIQILDDFYIALFEANATARWNGNLKKLRLHDSDLDGIPDQIVDALGQEAFNSTDGRIKYEALTYWTDANALPPADPADNEVSERDGRAVNRGGAGQMIPGFLSGSIGDTTTTGTRQLYLEPTSGSALEAFDASNANASSWQAELGAASTAEALEVIKWARGQDADDEDGDSDKSEARSWLLGDAIHSRPLTINYGATAGYTEANPNIRLFMGTNDGFFHVFENTTSGGTQSGKEVFGFIPREVMANFKTLKDNVTSDHLYGVDGEPVALVKDLDADGTIEAGDTVNVYVGMRRGGKSIYAMDASDPTAAPSYIGKLSNTMSDYAEMGYTFSTPRVSKVRFGGITYDTLIFAGGYDTNKDATATDEDGSRGADTEGNAIFIVNALDGTLIWKAVYGASTAAINNGRYEHASLQYSIPSTATTLDSNRNGIVDRVYVGDTGGQVWRVDLPEGDSADTNHRLNHWDISVLADLSDAADSEDVRFFHAPDVIQTKDDNGFYDAVVIASGDRANPLESTDQNYMYMIKDRYIASGSPSATTTDDTNLTDVTSCATTCAAFTYDYGWKMELSQSGEKGLSSPLVSNGTVFFTSYTPYSAAGSSCAPREGNGNLYLMNLSDGSASFTNSRQIDIGPGIPASPIALNGDTILLPGTGLQTIPANTNFSGSDNLIQVGGRSMWLLYWRETGVDTL
- a CDS encoding ABC transporter permease is translated as MRQWLVVALKEIKDNLRDKRAFFFAIVYGPIFMPLMIVGPMLLGAKTGFIDYESTTEVHVQGMENAPNLVAFLKTKNLVAVVAPENFKHKIREGELDAVLEIPAEYGDRLRKGEPEPLFLYVNRSNKKSEKAARHLNSIVNGYSGYLGYWRVHARGFDYELTQALKLVEHDLSSEGVGGLVFGFLIYFILVFTMMTGGFYLAVDITAGERERNSLEPLLALPISRFTVVFGKFLAILSFVTLSGFLSAISLYLIFTFLPFEELATFLKLDGMVLACAFLLALPCALLVSCLLMATAAFTKSAKEAQTYISLLFVVPMVPMFIGQFADIKASANSMAVPFYSQYSLIDKMVKGETILPVYVLSSVGGTLIVAGLLFAIAVFLYRQEKILSN